TGAGCCCGAAGATCCGCTTCGTGGCCGGATGTACCCGCACGGTGGACAAGGCGCGCGAGTTCGGCGAGCAGAAAGGCTTTCCGATCACCGCGGATTACGCGGCGATCCTGGCCGATCCCGCGATCGATGCGGTCGTGCTCGCCACACCGCACAGCACGCACGCGGAGCAGGTGACGCAGGCGGCGCGAGCCGGCAAGCATGTCTACTGCGAAAAGCCGTTCACGCTGAGCCAAGCGAGCACCGAGGCGACGCTGAAGTCCTGCGCCGACGCGAAAATCACCCTCATGGTCGGCTACAACTGGCGCTACCAGCCGGCGCTGCAGGAAGTGAAACGCATGATCGAGGACGGCCGCCTCGGACGCGTGCTGCACATCGAGGGCAACTTCAACGGCCCCAGCGTCTATCGTTATGCCAAGGAACACTGGCGGCCGTCGCGCGACGAAGGACCGGCGGGGGGGATGACAGGCCGCGGCTGCCACGTGGTCGACGCCATGATCTATCTCGCTGGAAAAGTCGATTCGGTCTACGCCATGAGCAAGCGCATGGTGCTGGATTACGGACTGGACGACACCACCTCGATGCTGTTCACCTTCGAAGCCGGCGCCAGTGGTTATCTCGCGACCATCATTGCGACGGCCGAATCCTGGCGACTGCAAATATTCGGGTCGAAGGGCTGGGCGGAGATGGGATCGATCCCGCATCTGACGACCTGGACGCTGCGACGCAGTTTCGTCGGCCAGCCGATGGAGACGGTCGAGTTCCGTGGGCTTTCCACCGAACGAGCGGAGCTGGAGGCCTTTGCCGATGCGATTGTCGCCGGCAAAGCGCTGGTGAACGATGCCGGCGAGGTGATCAACAATGCCGCCGTGCTGGATGCCGTGGTGCGCTCGGCGCAATCCGGCAGCCGCGTCACATTGACTTGAGGCCGCGCGCCGCATGACGACCGGTCGCGGCGTGATGGCAGTCTGGAATGACCTCGAGCCGGGTCACGAACCGGCGTTCGAGTCCTGGTATCGGCGCCAGCACGTACCGGAGCGCTTGGGTGTACCCGGATTCCAGGAGGCGCGGCGCTACGCTGCGCTGCAGGGCTCGCCGCGCTACTGCGCGTTCTATTGGTTGGACTCGATCGCGGTGCTCGCTTCGCCCGCCTATCGCAGCCGGCTTGCAAATCCCACCGCGTGGACCCGGCGCATGATGCCTCGCTTCCGCAACATGGCTCGCACCCCGTGCGTCGTTGCGATCGACAAGGGCGCAGGATGCGGCGGGGCGATGAGCTGGATCGCCGCGATCGGTCGCACCGAAGCGCAATCGGCTGCGCCTCCGGACGGCCTCGGCGAAATGTTCGACGCTTGCCTGCGGGACCCGGCCTGCGTCCGGTTGCAACTCTGGACCTGCGATCGGTCCGTCGCGAGCCTCGACAACCCGGAAGCGCGGTTCCGAGCCAACCACGATGTTCTCGCCGACTGGATCGT
The Betaproteobacteria bacterium genome window above contains:
- a CDS encoding gfo/Idh/MocA family oxidoreductase, with translation MTAGREGRMINAAIVGLGGWGRNLVEHVQGMSPKIRFVAGCTRTVDKAREFGEQKGFPITADYAAILADPAIDAVVLATPHSTHAEQVTQAARAGKHVYCEKPFTLSQASTEATLKSCADAKITLMVGYNWRYQPALQEVKRMIEDGRLGRVLHIEGNFNGPSVYRYAKEHWRPSRDEGPAGGMTGRGCHVVDAMIYLAGKVDSVYAMSKRMVLDYGLDDTTSMLFTFEAGASGYLATIIATAESWRLQIFGSKGWAEMGSIPHLTTWTLRRSFVGQPMETVEFRGLSTERAELEAFADAIVAGKALVNDAGEVINNAAVLDAVVRSAQSGSRVTLT